In the Bacillus shivajii genome, one interval contains:
- a CDS encoding AAA family ATPase, translating to MVENVERVVVGKRKEVELSLIALLSGGHVLLEDVPGVGKTMMVRALAKSLGADFKRIQFTPDLLPSDVTGVSIFNQKTLEFQFRPGPIMANVVLADEINRTSPKTQAALLEALEEGSVTTDGQTRELQNPFFVMATQNPIEYGGTYPLPEAQLDRFLFKFKIGYPSKSEELEVLSRVEKRHPIEDLEPVISLDELVEMQQQVLDIYVDEIVKEYIINLVNATRQHHAVYLGASPRASIALMKAAQAYAYIQDRDYVVPDDIKYLAPFVLGHRILLNSDAKLSNMNNERVVRDIVEQVTIPVGKESAK from the coding sequence ATGGTCGAAAACGTTGAACGAGTTGTCGTTGGTAAACGAAAAGAAGTCGAATTAAGTCTTATCGCATTACTAAGTGGTGGACATGTTCTCTTAGAGGATGTCCCAGGTGTTGGAAAGACGATGATGGTTCGTGCACTAGCAAAGTCTCTTGGTGCAGACTTTAAGCGAATTCAATTTACACCGGATTTGTTACCATCTGATGTCACAGGTGTTTCAATCTTTAACCAAAAAACATTGGAGTTCCAATTCCGACCAGGGCCTATTATGGCAAACGTCGTGTTAGCTGATGAGATCAACCGTACGTCACCAAAGACTCAAGCAGCTTTACTTGAAGCATTAGAAGAAGGAAGTGTGACAACGGACGGTCAGACGCGTGAACTACAAAATCCGTTTTTTGTGATGGCGACACAAAACCCAATAGAATATGGCGGAACATACCCATTACCAGAAGCTCAATTAGACCGATTTTTATTCAAGTTTAAAATCGGTTATCCTTCAAAGTCTGAAGAGCTCGAAGTGTTATCACGAGTAGAGAAGCGTCATCCGATTGAAGACTTAGAACCTGTGATTTCGCTTGATGAATTAGTAGAAATGCAACAGCAAGTTCTTGATATATACGTTGATGAAATCGTGAAAGAGTATATTATTAATCTTGTAAATGCAACAAGACAGCACCATGCTGTTTATTTAGGGGCGAGCCCACGTGCTTCCATTGCTTTAATGAAAGCGGCGCAAGCATATGCGTATATTCAAGACCGTGACTATGTCGTACCAGACGATATTAAATATTTAGCACCATTTGTTCTTGGACACCGAATACTATTAAATTCGGATGCGAAACTTTCAAACATGAATAATGAGCGAGTGGTTCGGGACATCGTAGAGCAAGTAACTATTCCAGTTGGGAAAGAATCAGCAAAATGA
- a CDS encoding potassium channel family protein produces MVISLLILFTLLFLTWNIYYFFSEQSYQESFFSRSLFFKLFFVLTALTIGFALLYYLLGFNEVVLRINDPTGEPANATFLDYLYFSGVTILSVGYGDFVPVGRARFFSLIQASCGLLLPAAYFLKVYTSSKANKS; encoded by the coding sequence TTGGTTATATCCTTATTAATACTATTTACACTGTTATTTTTAACTTGGAATATATATTATTTTTTTAGTGAGCAATCATACCAAGAAAGTTTTTTTAGTCGTTCATTATTTTTTAAGCTATTTTTCGTACTTACTGCTCTTACGATCGGCTTTGCTCTATTATATTATTTGTTAGGTTTTAATGAAGTCGTTTTAAGGATAAATGATCCTACAGGCGAACCTGCTAATGCAACGTTTTTAGATTACCTTTACTTTAGTGGTGTCACTATTTTATCCGTTGGATATGGTGACTTCGTTCCAGTAGGAAGGGCGCGATTTTTTTCGTTGATTCAAGCAAGCTGTGGATTGTTACTACCTGCTGCTTATTTTTTAAAAGTGTATACTAGCTCTAAGGCGAATAAATCATGA
- a CDS encoding YpjP family protein, producing the protein MKLWLRKISVVLITLMTVGMYIPPTYLDNANANSDAKKMVSEDGEPKEDALTSSTELFDEDVELDIDMSVEADDESINDVIEAITEQAKEYTVTKLGPKIVEKVEDDVLTTVLPNIEEVLTMILEGADEDKLPYYGISESTSAYGEKIFHLYDYETEEDVAMFHVRRDKRPKEGYWFNFHYHLSNDDFQEHHNLGDIYWDKNTPPKWMS; encoded by the coding sequence ATGAAACTTTGGCTAAGAAAAATATCAGTTGTCCTTATTACATTAATGACGGTTGGAATGTATATTCCGCCGACTTACTTAGATAATGCAAATGCGAACAGCGATGCTAAGAAAATGGTTTCTGAAGATGGGGAACCGAAGGAAGACGCACTTACCTCTAGTACCGAATTATTCGATGAAGATGTCGAGCTGGACATTGATATGTCCGTTGAAGCAGATGATGAATCGATCAATGACGTCATCGAGGCGATTACAGAGCAGGCGAAAGAATATACAGTTACAAAATTAGGGCCAAAAATTGTAGAAAAAGTTGAAGACGACGTGTTAACAACTGTATTACCGAATATTGAGGAAGTTTTAACGATGATTTTAGAGGGTGCGGATGAAGATAAACTTCCATACTATGGTATTTCTGAAAGTACGTCCGCCTATGGAGAAAAGATCTTTCACCTTTATGATTACGAGACAGAAGAGGATGTAGCGATGTTTCACGTTCGCCGTGACAAGCGACCGAAAGAAGGCTATTGGTTTAACTTTCACTACCATTTAAGTAATGATGATTTTCAAGAGCACCATAACCTTGGTGATATTTATTGGGATAAAAACACACCACCAAAGTGGATGTCGTAA
- a CDS encoding aromatic acid exporter family protein: MMRPQKLIGRRIIKTAISVFITAMICLYLGLPAEFAIIAAIVTIEPTASDSIRRGLVRLPASAIGAALAVLFVALFGESPLSYTLAAVCTIFLCQRLKLHAGILVATLTAVAMIPDIHDNYMLAFLSRLGTTMIGLGVSSIVNFTMLPPKYTPLIENRLEPNILLARTVLSDTVERIVERKYVERPNASRDYLKLRQSVEKTAALFQFQEKEWKYHKVKLSEYRYFAKLKQVNTIMQKITLHLGNLQYVNEPGNFHEREKELVLNVTRSLCDILQSDKYEIPDEHYAYIHDLDQTLKYESNQMKKSEEYFHHFTTKRILYFQLLSIHDSLEELEHIFRGGKSH, from the coding sequence ATGATGAGACCGCAAAAGTTAATTGGAAGAAGAATTATAAAAACGGCCATTTCAGTTTTTATAACAGCGATGATTTGTCTATATTTAGGGCTGCCAGCTGAGTTTGCGATTATTGCTGCGATCGTAACGATTGAACCGACAGCGTCTGATTCAATTAGAAGAGGTCTCGTACGTTTACCTGCTTCTGCAATTGGTGCTGCTTTAGCAGTTTTATTTGTCGCTCTTTTCGGGGAGTCTCCACTGTCTTATACATTAGCAGCAGTATGTACGATTTTTTTATGTCAAAGACTAAAACTCCATGCAGGGATATTAGTCGCAACGTTAACTGCAGTTGCGATGATCCCAGATATTCATGATAATTACATGCTAGCCTTTTTGTCACGGTTAGGTACAACGATGATTGGTTTAGGCGTTTCTTCAATTGTGAATTTCACGATGTTACCACCAAAATATACACCATTAATCGAAAATAGGTTAGAACCGAACATTCTCCTAGCCAGAACGGTCCTTTCCGATACGGTTGAACGTATCGTGGAAAGAAAATATGTAGAACGTCCAAATGCTAGTCGAGATTACTTGAAGTTAAGGCAGTCGGTTGAAAAGACAGCTGCGCTTTTTCAATTTCAAGAAAAGGAATGGAAGTACCATAAAGTAAAGTTGAGTGAATATCGATATTTTGCAAAACTCAAGCAAGTGAATACGATCATGCAAAAAATTACCCTTCATCTCGGGAATTTGCAATACGTAAATGAACCTGGAAACTTTCATGAACGTGAAAAGGAATTAGTGTTAAATGTAACGCGTTCATTGTGTGATATATTACAAAGTGATAAGTATGAGATTCCAGATGAACATTATGCTTACATACATGACTTAGACCAAACACTAAAATATGAAAGCAATCAAATGAAAAAATCTGAAGAATACTTTCATCACTTTACAACGAAACGAATATTATATTTTCAGTTGCTGTCTATTCACGATTCTTTAGAGGAGCTTGAACATATATTTAGGGGTGGAAAAAGCCATTAA
- a CDS encoding nitroreductase family protein → MNLTTHSNDLSLFQTINERHTVRKYEPGITIPEEELNEILKAATLAPSSWNLQHWKFLVIDDQEKKETLLPIAYNQQQIVDSSVTVAILGDLEANLNAEGVYQEAVDKGFMPEEVKETLVSQINKAYEGDTPFPRDEAFLNASLAAMNLMLAAKAKGYDTCPMGGFQRAKFIEAFNVPKRYVPVMLLTVGKAAKPAHQSARQPLEEVIVKNTF, encoded by the coding sequence ATGAATTTAACGACACATTCAAATGATTTAAGTTTATTTCAAACGATAAATGAACGACATACGGTAAGAAAGTACGAGCCTGGGATTACAATTCCAGAAGAAGAATTAAATGAAATTCTTAAGGCTGCAACACTTGCTCCATCATCTTGGAACTTACAGCATTGGAAGTTTCTTGTGATCGACGACCAAGAGAAAAAGGAAACATTGCTCCCAATCGCATATAATCAGCAACAAATTGTCGATTCTTCCGTAACAGTTGCGATCTTAGGAGATCTAGAAGCAAACTTGAATGCTGAGGGTGTTTACCAAGAAGCGGTAGATAAAGGGTTTATGCCAGAGGAAGTAAAGGAAACATTAGTTAGTCAAATCAATAAAGCGTACGAAGGAGATACTCCTTTTCCAAGAGATGAAGCGTTTTTAAATGCTTCATTAGCAGCGATGAACTTAATGCTCGCAGCAAAAGCAAAAGGGTATGACACTTGCCCGATGGGTGGCTTCCAACGTGCGAAATTTATTGAGGCATTTAACGTACCAAAGCGCTATGTACCGGTTATGTTATTAACAGTTGGAAAAGCCGCAAAACCTGCGCATCAGTCAGCAAGACAACCACTTGAAGAAGTTATTGTGAAAAATACATTTTAA
- a CDS encoding helix-turn-helix domain-containing protein, with amino-acid sequence MAVQLGRKIKELRQFYGISQAELCEGICHQSYISKLEKSEVHPSAYVLSHLAVRLGVSMNYFFDQLANSTKVNYIQDVMNNIAKSMDHANYAEVLEIIKLEKNNPLFQTKELKQYLLWREGICVYHLYHDKKRALSLLNDALSLATTTKRNRSERELDILSSIAIIHSIEGDTETAEQIYEDLLQQCVNLPLFSDEKIYLRILFNASKNKYRLNKFKESKDLAHKGVLACLNINSIYMLGELYYQRGKSLLLFDGEKVCHALEDMKKAKFIFEIKKNKKFVSYVDEEIEKLHQIKI; translated from the coding sequence ATGGCGGTGCAGCTAGGGAGAAAAATAAAGGAGTTAAGACAATTTTATGGTATTTCTCAAGCCGAGCTTTGCGAAGGGATTTGTCATCAAAGCTATATAAGTAAATTAGAGAAAAGCGAAGTCCATCCATCTGCTTACGTATTATCGCATCTTGCTGTGCGCTTAGGTGTTAGTATGAATTACTTCTTTGATCAATTGGCAAACTCTACAAAAGTAAACTATATTCAAGACGTCATGAATAATATAGCAAAAAGTATGGACCATGCAAACTATGCAGAAGTACTCGAAATCATAAAATTAGAAAAAAACAATCCTCTATTCCAGACCAAGGAATTAAAGCAATACCTTTTATGGAGAGAAGGGATTTGTGTTTATCACCTTTATCATGACAAAAAAAGAGCATTATCTTTACTCAATGATGCCTTATCTTTAGCTACGACAACAAAGAGAAATCGTTCAGAAAGAGAACTTGATATCCTATCAAGCATCGCCATTATTCATAGTATCGAAGGTGACACAGAAACCGCTGAGCAAATTTACGAAGATTTACTTCAACAATGTGTAAACCTCCCACTGTTTAGCGACGAAAAGATTTACCTTCGAATTTTATTCAATGCGAGTAAAAATAAATATCGCCTTAACAAATTTAAAGAATCAAAAGACCTTGCACATAAAGGGGTGTTAGCCTGTTTAAACATTAACTCCATTTATATGTTAGGTGAACTCTACTACCAGCGAGGGAAGAGCCTGCTTTTATTTGATGGAGAAAAGGTCTGTCACGCTCTAGAGGATATGAAAAAGGCAAAGTTTATCTTTGAAATTAAGAAAAACAAAAAGTTCGTCTCCTATGTAGATGAGGAAATCGAAAAACTTCACCAAATAAAAATATAG